The following coding sequences are from one Humulus lupulus chromosome X, drHumLupu1.1, whole genome shotgun sequence window:
- the LOC133804182 gene encoding uncharacterized protein LOC133804182: MSSSWSRRVGNVRTFVGNSMGGLRGGANLASWVVAGTLAYYLWVKPSQDLKREQQERAALASSDPYRYIEKRKPIPDPQDNGLIYGKRNVIDKEEK, from the exons atgagTAGCAGTTGGAGCAGAAGAGTTGGGAACGTGAGGACGTTCGTAGGTAATTCCATGGGAGGATTAAGAGGTGGAGCCAATTTGGCATCTTGGGTTGTGGCTGGAACTTTGGCTTACTATCTTTGGGTCAAGCCTTCTCAAGATCTCAAGAGAGAGCAGCAAGAAAGAGCCGCTCTAGCTTCTTCTGATCCTTATCGCTATATCGAGAAACGGAAACCAATTCCTGATCCACag GACAATGGTTTGATATACGGGAAGAGGAACGTAATTGATAAGGAAGAGAAGTAA
- the LOC133805251 gene encoding 3-hydroxy-3-methylglutaryl-coenzyme A reductase 1, which yields MDSRRRPPKPLRSASGEVLHRKQPSPVADDDQIHRSPKASDALPLPLYLTNAVFFTLFFSVAYYLLHRWRDKIRNSTPLHVVTLSEIAAIVSLIASFIYLLGFFGIDFVQSFIARASHDAWDLDDATPNFLIDDNGCQPPCPIVRTPNLDRQVLPTLSSEEDEDIIKSVVEGKVPSYSLESKIGDCKRAAAIRREALQRTAGRSLQGLPLEGFDYESILGQCCEMPVGYVQIPVGIAGPLLLDGFEYSVPMATTEGCLIASTNRGCKAIHLSGGATSVLLRDGMTRAPVVRFNSAKRASELKFFLEDPENFETLSIVFNRSSRFARLQGIQCAIAGKNVYIRFTCSTGDAMGMNMVSKGVQNVLDFLQNDFDDMDVIGISGNFCSDKKPAAVNWIEGRGKSVVCEAVINEEVVKKVLKTNIHALVELNMLKNLAGSAIAGALGGYNAHASNIVSAVFIATGQDPAQNIESSHCITMMEAINNGKDLHVSVTMPSIEVGTVGGGTQLASQSACLNLLGVKGASKESPGANSRLLATIVAGSVLAGELSLMSAIAAGQLVKSHMKYNRSSKDMSKVAC from the exons ATGGACAGCCGCCGGCGGCCTCCCAAGCCTCTTCGTTCTGCTTCTGGTGAAGTCCTCCACCGGAAGCAGCCTTCTCCGGTCGCCGACGATGACCAGATTCACCGCTCCCCTAAAGCTTCCGACGCTCTTCCTCTTCCTCTGTACCTGACCAACGCCGTCTTCTTCACGCTCTTTTTCTCCGTCGCGTATTACCTTCTCCACCGGTGGCGTGACAAGATCCGAAACTCTACGCCTCTCCATGTCGTTACGCTCTCGGAAATTGCCGCCATTGTCTCTCTCATCGCATCGTTTATATACTTGCTCGGATTTTTCGGTATTGACTTTGTCCAGTCGTTCATTGCACGTGCCTCACACGACGCTTGGGACCTGGACGATGCCACGCCTAACTTTCTGATCGACGACAATGGTTGCCAACCGCCTTGCCCCATCGTTCGAACCCCCAACTTGGATCGTCAGGTTCTTCCAACATTGTCCTCCGAAGAAGATGAGGATATTATTAAATCGGTAGTGGAGGGTAAGGTGCCGTCCTACTCGCTAGAGTCCAAGATCGGAGACTGTAAGAGAGCCGCCGCGATTCGACGTGAGGCGCTTCAGAGGACGGCGGGAAGGTCGCTCCAGGGTTTGCCTTTGGAAGGGTTCGATTACGAATCTATTTTGGGGCAGTGCTGCGAAATGCCTGTTGGGTACGTTCAGATTCCGGTGGGGATCGCGGGTCCATTGTTGCTCGATGGGTTCGAGTATTCGGTGCCGATGGCGACTACGGAGGGTTGTTTGATTGCGAGTACAAACAGAGGTTGCAAGGCTATCCATTTGTCTGGTGGGGCTACCAGCGTGTTGTTGAGGGACGGCATGACCAGAGCACCGGTTGTGAGGTTTAATTCCGCCAAGAGAGCTTCCGAGTTGAAGTTCTTCTTGGAGGACCCTGAAAATTTCGAGACACTTTCCATCGTCTTTAACAG GTCTAGTAGATTTGCCAGGCTCCAGGGTATTCAGTGCGCGATTGCTGGAAAGAATGTGTATATCAGATTTACCTGCAGCACGGGAGACGCCATGGGGATGAACATGGTTTCAAAAGGAGTTCAGAATGTTCTTGATTTCCTTCAAAACGACTTTGATGACATGGATGTTATTGGCATATctg GCAACTTTTGTTCGGACAAGAAACCTGCTGCTGTAAACTGGATCGAAGGGCGTGGCAAATCAGTTGTTTGCGAGGCAGTAATCAACGAAGAGGTGGTGAAGAAGGTTTTGAAAACAAACATCCATGCTCTTGTAGAGCTTAACATGCTTAAGAACCTTGCTGGCTCTGCCATTGCTGGTGCTCTCGGAGGATATAATGCCCACGCCAGCAACATAGTATCTGCAGTATTTATAGCCACAGGCCAAGATCCAGCACAAAACATAGAGAGCTCTCACTGCATTACCATGATGGAAGCTATCAACAACGGCAAGGATCTTCATGTCTCTGTGACTATGCCTTCAATTGAG GTGGGTACAGTAGGAGGTGGGACACAACTCGCTTCTCAATCTGCATGCCTGAACTTGCTTGGCGTGAAAGGTGCAAGCAAAGAGTCCCCAGGAGCTAACTCTAGACTACTGGCCACCATTGTAGCCGGTTCGGTGTTAGCAGGTGAGCTCTCTTTGATGTCTGCTATAGCAGCTGGGCAGCTTGTCAAGAGTCACATGAAATACAATAGATCCAGCAAAGACATGTCAAAAGTTGCATGCTAA
- the LOC133806497 gene encoding putative invertase inhibitor, which yields MRTHIFPFLNILLPLSFSFILSTFHLSLVASSSSNLIQGTCKKCSDTDPNLSYNFCTVSFESSPDGRRCADLRDLGLVSIRLTKNNVTSTRHFIKHLLHNDNNKKKLDPYVKACLRDCMELFNDAVLTIKVAVKDYKAKRYDDANIGLSSVIDASSTCEDGFKETDETKKHVVSPLSKRMYYRRVSAGNTYITGGVRRYYSAGNTASAEVRRYYSAGNTASAEVRRYYSAGNTASAEVRRYFTAGLKLLPAGSADDDDDDDDVDW from the exons ATGAGAACTCATATTTTTCCTTTCCTCAATATTTTACTTCCTCTTTCCTTCTCTTTCATCCTCTCAACTTTCCATCTCTCCCTAgtagcttcttcttcttcaaatctcATCCAAGGCACCTGCAAAAAGTGTTCCGACACCGACCCAAATCTCAGTTACAACTTTTGCACAGTCTCCTTCGAGTCTTCTCCCGACGGTCGCCGGTGCGCCGATCTCCGAGACTTGGGTCTCGTCTCGATAAGATTGACCAAAAACAACGTGACTTCTACTAGGCATTTCATAAAACACCTTCTCCACAATGACAATAATAAGAAGAAATTGGACCCTTATGTGAAGGCTTGCTTGAGAGACTGTATGGAGCTGTTTAATGATGCGGTGTTGACAATCAAAGTGGCTGTGAAGGATTACAAGGCGAAGCGATACGATGACGCGAATATAGGTTTGAGTTCGGTGATTGACGCTTCATCGACGTGTGAGGATGGGTTTAAGGAGACCGATGAAACCAAAAAGCACGTTGTTTCGCCTTTGTCGAAGAGAATG TATTACCGGCGGGTCTCCGCCGGTAATACATACATCACCGGCGGGGTCCGCCGGTATTACTCCGCCGGTAATACAGCATCGGCGGAGGTCCGCCGGTATTACTCCGCCGGTAATACAGCATCGGCGGAGGTCCGCCGGTATTACTCCGCCGGTAATACAGCATCGGCGGAGGTCCGCCGGTATTTCACCGCCGGTCTTAAACTATTACCGGCGGGTTCCGCCG atgatgatgatgatgatgatgatgtggaTTGGTGA